A stretch of the Cervus canadensis isolate Bull #8, Minnesota chromosome 16, ASM1932006v1, whole genome shotgun sequence genome encodes the following:
- the LOC122454293 gene encoding phosphoglycerate kinase 1-like gives MSLSNKLTLDKLDVKGKRVVMRVDFNVPMKNNQITNNQRIKAAVPSIKYCLDNGAKSVVLMSHLGRPDGVPMPDKYSLQPVAVELKSLLGKDVLFLKDCVGPDVEKACADPAAGSVILLENLRFHVEEERKGKDASGNKVKAEPTKIEAFQASLSKLGDVYVNDAFGTAHRAHSSMVGVNLPKKAGGFLMKKELNYFAKALESPERPFLAILGGAKVADKIQLINNMLDKVNEMIIGGGMAFTFLKVLNNMEIGTSLFDEEGSKIVKDLMSKADKNGMKITLPVDFVTADKFDENAKTGQATVASGIPAGWMGLDCGPESSKKYAEAVARAKQIVWNGPVGVFEWEAFARGTKALMDEVVKATFRGCITIIGGGDTATCCAKWSTEDKVSHVSTAGGASLELLEDKVLPGVDALSSG, from the coding sequence ATGTCGCTTTCTAACAAGCTGACTCTGGACAAGCTGGATGTGAAGGGGAAGCGGGTCGTCATGAGAGTAGACTTCAATGTTCCTATGAAGAACAACCAGATAACGAACAACCAGAGGATCAAGGCTGCTGTTCCAAGCATCAAATACTGCTTGGACAATGGAGCCAAGTCAGTTGTTCTTATGAGCCACCTGGGCCGGCCTGATGGTGTCCCCATGCCTGATAAGTACTCCTTGCAGCCAGTTGCTGTAGAACTCAAATCTCTGCTGGGCAAGGATGTTTTGTTCTTGAAGGATTGTGTGGGCCCAGACGTGGAGAAGGCTTGTGCTGACCCAGCTGCTGGGTCTGTCATCCTGCTGGAGAACCTTCGTTTTCatgtggaggaagaaaggaagggaaaagatgCTTCTGGGAACAAGGTTAAAGCTGAACCAACCAAAATAGAAGCCTTCCAAGCTTCACTTTCTAAGCTAGGGGATGTTTATGTCAACGATGCTTTTGGCACTGCTCACCGAGCCCACAGCTCCATGGTAGGAGTAAATCTGCCAAAGAAGGCTGGAGGTTTTTTGATGAAGAAGGAGCTGAACTACTTTGCCAAGGCCTTGGAGAGCCCCGAGCGACCCTTCCTGGCCATCCTGGGTGGAGCTAAAGTTGCAGACAAGATCCAGCTGATCAATAATATGCTGGACAAAGTCAATGAAATGATTATCGGTGGTGGAATGGCCTTTACCTTCCTTAAGGTGCTCAACAACATGGAGATTGGCACTTCTCTGTTTGATGAAGAGGGATCCAAGATTGTCAAAGACCTGATGTCCAAAGCTGACAAGAATGGCATGAAGATTACTTTGCCTGTTGACTTTGTCACTGCTGATAAGTTTGATGAGAATGCCAAGACTGGCCAAGCCACTGTGGCCTCTGGCATACCTGCTGGCTGGATGGGCTTGGATTGTGGTCCTGAGAGCAGTAAGAAGTATGCTGAGGCTGTTGCTCGGGCTAAGCAGATCGTGTGGAATGGACCTGTGGGTGTATTTGAATGGGAAGCTTTTGCCCGAGGAACCAAAGCCCTTATGGATGAGGTGGTGAAAGCCACTTTCAGGGGCTGCATCACCATCATAGGTGGTGGAGACACTGCTACTTGTTGCGCCAAATGGAGCACGGAGGATAAAGTCAGTCATGTGAGCACTGCGGGTGGCGCCAGTTTAGAGCTCCTGGAAGATAAAGTCCTTCCTGGAGTGGATGCTCTCAGCAGTGGTTAG
- the CLPTM1L gene encoding cleft lip and palate transmembrane protein 1-like protein isoform X2 translates to MWSGRSSFTSLVVGVFVVYVVHTCWVMYGIVYTRPCSGHGRCIQPYLAQRPKLQLSVYTTTRSNLGAENNVDLVLNVEDFDVESKFERTVNVSVPKKTRNNGTLYAYIFLHHAGILPWNDGKQVHLVSPLTTYMVPKPEEVNLLTGEPAAQQIEAKKKPTSALDEPVSHWRPRLTLNVMVDNFVFDGASLPADVHRYMKMIQLGKTVHYLPILFIDQLSNRVKDLMVINRSSTELPLTVSYDKISLGRLRFWIHMQDAVYSLQQFGFSEKDADEVKGIFVDTNLYFLALTFFVAAFHLLFDFLAFKNDISFWKKKKSMIGMSTKAVLWRCFSTVVIFLFLLDEQTSLLVLVPAGIGAAIELWKVKKALKMTVVWRGLQPTFQFGTYSESEKKTEEYDTQAMRYLSYLLYPLCIGGAVYSLLNIKYKSWYSWLINSFVNGVYAFGFLFMLPQLFVNYKMKSVAHLPWKAFTYKAFNTFIDDVFAFIITMPTSHRLACFRDDVVFLVYLYQRWLYPVDKSRVNEFGESYEETPQRKPHAD, encoded by the exons ATGTGGAGCGGCCGGAGCTCCTTCACCAGCCTGGTCGTGGGCGTGTTCGTGGTGTATGTGGTGCACACCTGCTGGGTCATGTACGGCATCGTCTACACCCGCCCGTGCTCCGGCCACGGCCGCTGCATCCAGCCCTACCTGGCGCAGAGGCCCAAGCTGCAG ctcagtgtCTACACCACCACGCGGTCCAACCTGGGCGCCGAGAACAACGTGGATCTGGTCTTGAACGTGGAGGACTTTGACGTGGAGTCCAAATTTGAAAG GACAGTCAACGTCTCTGTTCCCAAAAAAACGAGGAACAATGGCACGCTGTACGCCTACATCTTTCTCCACCATGCCGGCATCCTGCCCTGGAACGACGGGAAGCAGGTGCACCTGGTGAGCCCGCTGACCACCTACATGGTCCCCAAGCCGGAAGAGGTCAACCTGCTCACTGGGGAACCAGCGGCACAG CAGATCGAGGCCAAGAAGAAGCCGACGAGTGCCCTGGACGAGCCCGTTTCTCACTGGAGGCCCAGACTGACCCTCAACGTGATGGTGGACAACTTCGTCTTTGACGGGGCCTCCCTGCCCGCGGACGTGCACCGCTACATGAAGAT GATCCAGCTGGGGAAGACGGTGCACTACCTGCCCATCCTGTTCATTGACCAGCTGAGCAACCGCGTCAAGGACCTCATG GTCATCAACCGCTCCAGCACCGAGCTGCCGCTCACCGTGTCCTACGACAAGATCTCGTTGGGGCGGCTGCGCTTCTGGATCCACATGCAGGACGCTGTGTACTCGCTGCAGCAGTTTG GGTTCTCAGAGAAGGATGCTGATGAAGTGAAGGGGATCTTTGTCGACACCAACTTGTATTTCTTGGCGCTGACCTTCTTCGTGGCTGCGTTCCAC CTGCTTTTTGATTTCCTGGCATTTAAAAACGACATCAGTTtctggaagaagaagaagagcatGATCGGCATGTCCACCAAAGCAG TGCTCTGGCGCTGCTTCAGCACCGTGGTCATCTTCCTGTTCCTGCTGGACGAGCAGACGAGCCTCCTGGTGCTGGTACCCGCGGGCATCGGAGCCGCCATCGAG CTGTGGAAAGTGAAAAAGGCCTTGAAGATGACCGTCGTTTGGAGAGGCCTGCAGCCCACGTTTCAG TTTGGCACTTACAGTGAATCTGAGAAGAAGACAGAGGAGTACGACACCCAG GCCATGAGGTACTTGTCTTACCTGCTCTACCCGCTCTGCATCGGGGGTGCCGTCTACTCGCTGCTCAACATCAAGTACAAGAG CTGGTATTCTTGGCTGATCAACAGCTTCGTCAACG GGGTCTACGCGTTCGGCTTCCTGTTCATGCTGCCCCAGCTCTTCGTGAACTACAAG ATGAAGTCAGTGGCACACCTGCCCTGGAAGGCCTTCACCTACAAG GCCTTCAACACCTTCATCGACGACGTGTTCGCCTTCATCATCACCATGCCCACCTCCCACCGGCTGGCCTGCTTCAGGGACGATGTGGTGTTTCTCGTGTACCTATACCAGCGGTG GCTTTATCCCGTGGATAAGAGTAGAGTGAACGAGTTTGGGGAGTCCTACGAGGAGACCCCCCAGCGGAAACCCCACGCAGACTGA
- the CLPTM1L gene encoding cleft lip and palate transmembrane protein 1-like protein isoform X1 codes for MWSGRSSFTSLVVGVFVVYVVHTCWVMYGIVYTRPCSGHGRCIQPYLAQRPKLQLSVYTTTRSNLGAENNVDLVLNVEDFDVESKFERTVNVSVPKKTRNNGTLYAYIFLHHAGILPWNDGKQVHLVSPLTTYMVPKPEEVNLLTGEPAAQQQIEAKKKPTSALDEPVSHWRPRLTLNVMVDNFVFDGASLPADVHRYMKMIQLGKTVHYLPILFIDQLSNRVKDLMVINRSSTELPLTVSYDKISLGRLRFWIHMQDAVYSLQQFGFSEKDADEVKGIFVDTNLYFLALTFFVAAFHLLFDFLAFKNDISFWKKKKSMIGMSTKAVLWRCFSTVVIFLFLLDEQTSLLVLVPAGIGAAIELWKVKKALKMTVVWRGLQPTFQFGTYSESEKKTEEYDTQAMRYLSYLLYPLCIGGAVYSLLNIKYKSWYSWLINSFVNGVYAFGFLFMLPQLFVNYKMKSVAHLPWKAFTYKAFNTFIDDVFAFIITMPTSHRLACFRDDVVFLVYLYQRWLYPVDKSRVNEFGESYEETPQRKPHAD; via the exons ATGTGGAGCGGCCGGAGCTCCTTCACCAGCCTGGTCGTGGGCGTGTTCGTGGTGTATGTGGTGCACACCTGCTGGGTCATGTACGGCATCGTCTACACCCGCCCGTGCTCCGGCCACGGCCGCTGCATCCAGCCCTACCTGGCGCAGAGGCCCAAGCTGCAG ctcagtgtCTACACCACCACGCGGTCCAACCTGGGCGCCGAGAACAACGTGGATCTGGTCTTGAACGTGGAGGACTTTGACGTGGAGTCCAAATTTGAAAG GACAGTCAACGTCTCTGTTCCCAAAAAAACGAGGAACAATGGCACGCTGTACGCCTACATCTTTCTCCACCATGCCGGCATCCTGCCCTGGAACGACGGGAAGCAGGTGCACCTGGTGAGCCCGCTGACCACCTACATGGTCCCCAAGCCGGAAGAGGTCAACCTGCTCACTGGGGAACCAGCGGCACAG CAGCAGATCGAGGCCAAGAAGAAGCCGACGAGTGCCCTGGACGAGCCCGTTTCTCACTGGAGGCCCAGACTGACCCTCAACGTGATGGTGGACAACTTCGTCTTTGACGGGGCCTCCCTGCCCGCGGACGTGCACCGCTACATGAAGAT GATCCAGCTGGGGAAGACGGTGCACTACCTGCCCATCCTGTTCATTGACCAGCTGAGCAACCGCGTCAAGGACCTCATG GTCATCAACCGCTCCAGCACCGAGCTGCCGCTCACCGTGTCCTACGACAAGATCTCGTTGGGGCGGCTGCGCTTCTGGATCCACATGCAGGACGCTGTGTACTCGCTGCAGCAGTTTG GGTTCTCAGAGAAGGATGCTGATGAAGTGAAGGGGATCTTTGTCGACACCAACTTGTATTTCTTGGCGCTGACCTTCTTCGTGGCTGCGTTCCAC CTGCTTTTTGATTTCCTGGCATTTAAAAACGACATCAGTTtctggaagaagaagaagagcatGATCGGCATGTCCACCAAAGCAG TGCTCTGGCGCTGCTTCAGCACCGTGGTCATCTTCCTGTTCCTGCTGGACGAGCAGACGAGCCTCCTGGTGCTGGTACCCGCGGGCATCGGAGCCGCCATCGAG CTGTGGAAAGTGAAAAAGGCCTTGAAGATGACCGTCGTTTGGAGAGGCCTGCAGCCCACGTTTCAG TTTGGCACTTACAGTGAATCTGAGAAGAAGACAGAGGAGTACGACACCCAG GCCATGAGGTACTTGTCTTACCTGCTCTACCCGCTCTGCATCGGGGGTGCCGTCTACTCGCTGCTCAACATCAAGTACAAGAG CTGGTATTCTTGGCTGATCAACAGCTTCGTCAACG GGGTCTACGCGTTCGGCTTCCTGTTCATGCTGCCCCAGCTCTTCGTGAACTACAAG ATGAAGTCAGTGGCACACCTGCCCTGGAAGGCCTTCACCTACAAG GCCTTCAACACCTTCATCGACGACGTGTTCGCCTTCATCATCACCATGCCCACCTCCCACCGGCTGGCCTGCTTCAGGGACGATGTGGTGTTTCTCGTGTACCTATACCAGCGGTG GCTTTATCCCGTGGATAAGAGTAGAGTGAACGAGTTTGGGGAGTCCTACGAGGAGACCCCCCAGCGGAAACCCCACGCAGACTGA